A genomic region of Carettochelys insculpta isolate YL-2023 chromosome 7, ASM3395843v1, whole genome shotgun sequence contains the following coding sequences:
- the ACTR1A gene encoding alpha-centractin translates to MESYDVIANQPVVIDNGSGVIKAGFAGDQIPKYCFPNYVGRPKHVRVMAGALEGDIFIGPKAEEHRGLLSIRYPMEHGIVKDWNDMERIWQYVYSKDQLQTFSEEHPVLLTEAPLNPRKNRERAAEVFFETFNVPALFISMQAVLSLYATGRTTGVVLDSGDGVTHAVPIYEGFAMPHSIMRIDIAGRDVSRFLRLYLRKEGYDFHTSSEFEIVKTIKERACYLSINPQKDETLETEKAQYYLPDGSTIEIGPARFRAPELLFRPDLIGEECEGLHEVLVFAVQKSDMDLRRTLFSNIVLSGGSTLFKGFGDRLLSEVKKLAPKDVKIRISAPQERLYSTWIGGSILASLDTFKKMWVSKKEYEEDGARAIHRKTF, encoded by the exons ATGGAGTCCTACGATGTGATCGCGAACCAGCCTGTGGTGATAGATAAC GGCTCGGGGGTGATCAAGGCAGGGTTTGCAGGTGATCAGATACCGAAGTACTGCTTTCCAAACTA TGTGGGCAGACCAAAGCATGTCCGTGTCATGGCTGGTGCTTTAGAAGGGGACATTTTCATTGGGCCAAAAGCAGAG GAGCACAGAGGGCTGCTCTCAATCCGATACCCCATGGAACATGGCATAGTGAAGGATTGGAATGACATGGAGCGCATCTGGCAGTATGTATATTCGAAGGACCAGCTTCAGACGTTCTCAGAAGAG CACCCTGTGCTCCTGACGGAGGCTCCCTTGAACCCCCGGAAGAACCGAGAGCGAGCTGCGGAGGTTTTCTTTGAGACCTTCAATGTACCGGCGCTTTTTATCTCCATGCAAGCTGTGCTCAGCCT TTACGCAACTGGGAGAACCACGGGCGTGGTGCTGGACTCGGGGGATGGCGTTACCCACGCGGTTCCGATTTATGAAGGGTTTGCCATGCCTCACTCCATCATGCGGATTGACATCGCTGGCCGCGATGTGTCCCGCTTCCTTCGCCTCTATCTCCGGAAAGAAGGTTATGATTTCCACACATCCTCGGAGTTTGAGATCGTCAAAACCATCAAAGAG CGTGCCTGTTACTTGTCAATAAACCCACAGAAGGATGAGACATTAGAGACCGAGAAAGCCCAGTATTACCTGCCTGATGGAAGCACTATTGAG ATCGGCCCTGCCCGTTTCCGAGCTCCCGAGTTACTGTTCCGGCCTGACCTCATTGGAGAGGAGTGCGAGGGGCTGCATGAGGTGCTGGTATTTGCTGTTCAGAAATCTGACATGGACCTGCGGCGAACGCTCTTCTCCAACATTGTGCTCTCCGGGGGCTCCACGCTCTTCAAAG GCTTCGGAGACCGACTCTTAAGCGAAGTGAAGAAACTAGCACCCAAGGACGTCAAAATAAGG ATATCAGCTCCTCAGGAGAGATTGTATTCCACGTGGATCGG GGGCTCTATTCTGGCCTCGCTGGACACCTTTAAGAAGATGTGGGTTTCAAAGAAGGAATATGAAGAAGATGGAGCCCGTGCCATCCACCGGAAAACCTTCTAG